In Xiphias gladius isolate SHS-SW01 ecotype Sanya breed wild chromosome 6, ASM1685928v1, whole genome shotgun sequence, a single genomic region encodes these proteins:
- the ebna1bp2 gene encoding probable rRNA-processing protein EBP2 gives MVIVNRTMESVEEEALLGQESEEENSELSDDELQEAFTKGLLKPGMNVLVDKPKKFVNNVEGLKQCLADFRKDLPWSERMDLTNLPAEDVLSKAEGKVPILNNGELNADDDFQREMFFYRQAQATVLEALPLLNKHGIATKRPDDYFAEMAKSDQQMQKIRKKLISKQMILEKSEKAKKLREQRKFGKKVQIEVIQKRQKDKKAMMSAVKKYQKGMTDKLDFLEGDRTTGKDSSQGSKKALNKKGPNAKRKFKDQRFGFGGKKSGKKWNTKESHNDVSSFRAKVAHAKGGKGGKKGKGGKQNKRPGKSVRKKMKARS, from the exons ATGGTCATCGTTAACAGGACAATGGAGTCAGTAGAGGAGGAGGCGCTGCTCGGCCAGGagtcagaggaggaaaacagtGAATTATCGGACGATGAG CTTCAAGAAGCCTTCACAAAAGGGTTGCTGAAACCCGGGATGAACGTTCTGGTGGATAAACCCAAGAAGTTTGTCAACAATGTG GAGGGTTTGAAACAGTGCCTCGCTGACTTCCGCAAAGACCTTCCCTGGTCGGAGAGGATGGATCTGACCAACTTGCCGGCTGAAGACGTTCTTTCCAAGGCTGAAGGGAAAGTTCCTATTCTGAACAATGGAGAACTCAATGCGGACGATGATTTCCAGAGGGAGATGTTCTT CTACCGTCAAGCTCAGGCTACAGTCCTTGAGGCACTGCCCCTCTTAAACAAGCACGGCATAGCCACCAAGAGGCCTGACGATTACTTTGCAGAGATGGCCAAGTCCGATCAGCAAATGCAGAAG ATCAGGAAAAAGCTCATCTCAAAGCAGATGATACTGGAGAAGTCGGAGAAGGCCAAGAAACTGCGCGAGCAAAGGAAGTTTGGCAAAAAG GTCCAAATAGAAGTGATccagaagagacagaaagacaagaaggCTATGATGTCTGCTGTGAAGAAATACCAGAAAG GAATGACCGACAAACTGGATTTCCTGGAAGGAGACCGGACGACTGGTAAAGACTCTTCTCAGGGCTCAAAGAAAGCCTTGAACAAGAAAGG ccCCAACGCCAAGAGAAAATTCAAGGACCAGAGGTTTGGCTTTGGGGGCAAGAAGAGTGGTAAGAAGTGGAACACCAAAGAGAGCCACAACGATGTTTCCAGTTTCCGCGCCAAGGTGGCTCATGCAAAGGGCGGcaagggagggaagaagggcaaaggaggaaaacaaaat AAACGCCCGGGCAAGTCTGTACGCAAGAAGATGAAGGCTCGCTCGTAA
- the fam183a gene encoding protein FAM183A — MAGNDKQDLVHQNAIHVETIRKEQRHRKLHTEFSINPHRKLHVLPDKPMSRKSTEVIAENSGFIEAFHKARQEPTRKYPVPLTESQEIGWVSAPLIPLSRNDERFNFYRFSTDVTKHKESALRSSN; from the exons atGGCAGGAAACGACAAACAGGATTTGGTCCATCAAAACGCGATTCACGTCGAGACGATACGGAAAGAGCAGAGACACCGGAAACTTCACACGGAGTTCAGCATCAATCCGCACAGGAAAT TACATGTCCTGCCAGACAAACCCATGTCCAGGAAATCGACTGAAGTGATTGCGGAGAACT cgGGCTTCATCGAGGCCTTCCACAAGGCCCGCCAGGAACCCACCAGGAAATACCCCGTGCCACTGACCGAGAGTCAGGAGATAGGATGGGTGTCAGCGCCACTG ATTCCGTTGAGCCGCAATGACGAGAGATTCAACTTCTACCGGTTCAGCACAGACGTCACCAAACACAAAGAATCTGCCCTGCGATCATCGAATTAG